A genomic window from Myotis daubentonii chromosome 4, mMyoDau2.1, whole genome shotgun sequence includes:
- the HTR1A gene encoding 5-hydroxytryptamine receptor 1A: MDVLSPRQGNNTTSSEGPFGTNGNATGISDVTFSYQVVTSLLLGTLIFSAVLGNACVVAAIALERSLQNVANYLIGSLAVTDLMVSVLVLPMAALYQVLNKWTLGQVTCDLFISLDVLCCTSSILHLCAIALDRYWAITDPIDYLNKRTPRRAAALISLTWLIGFLISIPPMLGWRTPEDRSNPDACTISKDHGYTIYSTFGAFYIPLLLMLVLYGRIFRAARFRIRKTVKKVKKRADTRPGASPALQPRKSINGEPESRGWGQGVENRAGGSQCANGAVRQGEDGAALEVIEVHLMGHSKEHLPLPCEAGSLPCAPTSLENKNERNAEAKRKMALARERKTVKTLGIIMGTFILCWLPFFIVALVLPFCQNSCHMPSLLGAIINWLGYANSLLNPVIYAYFNKDFQNAFKKIIKCKFCRG, encoded by the coding sequence ATGGATGTGCTCAGCCCCCGACAGGGCAACAACACTACGTCCTCCGAAGGTCCCTTCGGGACAAACGGCAATGCCACTGGCATCTCCGACGTGACCTTCAGCTACCAAGTGGTCACCTCTCTGCTGCTGGGCACCCTTATCTTCAGTGCGGTGCTGGGAAACGCGTGCGTAGTTGCTGCCATTGCTCTGGAGCGCTCCCTGCAGAACGTGGCCAACTATCTGATCGGCTCGCTGGCAGTCACCGACCTCATGGTGTCGGTGCTAGTGCTGCCCATGGCCGCGCTGTACCAGGTGCTCAACAAGTGGACGCTGGGACAGGTCACCTGTGACCTGTTCATTTCCCTCGATGTGTTGTGTTGCACCTCGTCCATCCTGCACCTGTGCGCCATCGCGCTGGACAGGTACTGGGCCATCACGGACCCCATCGACTACCTGAACAAGAGGACGCCCCGGCGTGCCGCTGCGCTCATCTCGCTCACTTGGCTCATTGGCTTCCTGATCTCCATCCCTCCCATGCTGGGCTGGCGCACCCCGGAAGACCGCTCGAACCCCGACGCGTGTACCATCAGCAAGGACCATGGCTACACCATCTACTCCACTTTCGGCGCTTTCTACATCCCGCTGCTACTCATGCTAGTTCTCTATGGGCGCATTTTTCGAGCCGCGCGCTTTCGCATCCGCAAGACAGTGAAGAAGGTGAAGAAGAGAGCGGACACCCGGCCTGGGGCGTCgccagccctgcagcccaggaAGAGCATAAATGGAGAGCCGGAGAGCAGAGGATGGGGGCAGGGCGTGGAGAATAGGGCCGGGGGCAGCCAGTGCGCCAATGGAGCTGTGCGACAGGGCGAGGATGGCGCAGCCCTGGAGGTGATCGAAGTGCACCTGATGGGCCACTCCAAAGAGCACCTGCCCTTACCCTGTGAGGCGGGTTCTCTCCCCTGTGCTCCCACCTCCTTGGAGAACAAAAATGAGCGCAACGCCGAGGCAAAGCGCAAAATGGCTCTGGCCCGCGAGAGGAAGACGGTGAAGACACTGGGCATCATTATGGGCACCTTCATCCTCTGCTGGCTGCCCTTCTTCATCGTGGCCCTGGTCCTGCCCTTCTGCCAGAACAGCTGCCACATGCCCAGTCTGTTGGGCGCCATAATAAACTGGCTCGGCTACGCCAACTCGCTGCTCAACCCTGTCATTTACGCCTACTTCAACAAGGACTTCCAAAACGCCTTTAAGAAGATCATCAAATGCAAGTTCTGCCGCGGATGA